In Deferribacter desulfuricans SSM1, the following are encoded in one genomic region:
- a CDS encoding carboxylate-amine ligase produces the protein MDFSFKKCSSLNIGIELELFIVDSTTYNLKRVRDKILAELPQEDRQYIKKEYFQSIIEIVSPVFKSLDEIAPFFDNVFQKLKTVAKKHDAKIIGLGTHPFAKITDAKPTPDKRYEKLKNELQMVLDRFLIFGMHIHIGLPDEAAAVNVHNHTLKYMPLMLALSTSSPFFEGKNTGLHSYRSLIFENLPRGGVPEYLENYEDFIYSTKLLYNHSFIEKYNDLWWDVRIRPDYGTVELRICDSTNDVNRIIAITALYYLIAKNFYNKKCEKLFYPILKQNKWNAIRYSLDGSFILEDKKVKINTLIKTLIEKYSDTINNKYLQLINDYAENNSISYKLLENYNKFNNLLNLCKLGEI, from the coding sequence ATGGACTTTAGTTTTAAGAAATGTTCAAGTTTAAACATCGGGATAGAATTAGAACTTTTCATTGTTGATTCTACAACCTATAATCTCAAAAGAGTCAGAGACAAAATATTAGCAGAACTTCCACAAGAAGATAGGCAATATATTAAAAAAGAATACTTCCAATCAATTATAGAAATAGTCTCACCTGTTTTTAAGAGTCTTGATGAAATTGCCCCATTTTTTGATAACGTTTTTCAAAAACTCAAAACTGTAGCAAAAAAGCATGATGCAAAAATTATAGGTCTTGGGACTCACCCTTTTGCAAAAATCACAGATGCAAAACCTACACCTGATAAAAGATATGAAAAATTAAAAAACGAATTACAGATGGTATTAGATAGATTTTTGATATTTGGTATGCATATACATATTGGACTACCTGATGAGGCAGCAGCTGTGAATGTCCACAACCATACTTTAAAATATATGCCCTTAATGCTGGCACTTTCTACCTCATCGCCATTTTTTGAAGGCAAAAACACTGGATTACACTCTTATAGAAGTCTCATTTTTGAAAACTTACCCAGAGGTGGTGTTCCAGAGTACTTAGAAAATTATGAGGACTTCATCTATTCAACAAAACTTTTATACAATCACAGTTTCATAGAAAAATATAACGATTTATGGTGGGATGTGAGAATAAGACCTGATTATGGGACTGTTGAGCTTAGAATATGTGATAGTACAAATGATGTTAATCGAATAATTGCAATAACTGCACTCTATTATCTTATTGCCAAAAATTTTTACAATAAAAAGTGTGAAAAATTATTTTATCCAATCTTAAAGCAAAACAAATGGAATGCTATAAGATACTCATTAGATGGCAGTTTCATTTTGGAAGATAAAAAAGTAAAAATAAACACCTTAATCAAAACTCTTATTGAAAAATATAGTGATACTATTAATAACAAGTATTTACAACTTATTAATGATTATGCAGAAAATAA
- a CDS encoding LysE/ArgO family amino acid transporter, whose amino-acid sequence MSFVFSTALIDGFSLGFSLIMAIGAQNAFLIKNGLLKNHIFLICFICAVSDALLIFTGISSIGFLIDKHPVLITFTKYFGVIFISFYGFMNLYSAIAKNEALSLNNYKNQTFKKTVFMTLAFTFLNPHVYLDTVLLLGSISAQYGKYKYIFGIGASLASFIFFYSLGYGSKLLAPILTKPKIWKIIEFSIGILMLFIAAKIYFM is encoded by the coding sequence ATGTCATTTGTTTTTTCAACTGCCCTGATTGATGGATTTAGTTTAGGATTTTCGTTGATTATGGCAATTGGGGCACAAAACGCCTTTTTAATAAAAAATGGTTTACTAAAAAATCATATATTTCTAATCTGTTTTATATGCGCCGTGTCAGATGCTTTACTTATATTTACAGGAATTTCTAGCATAGGATTTTTGATTGATAAACACCCTGTATTAATAACCTTTACTAAATATTTTGGGGTAATTTTTATTTCTTTTTATGGATTTATGAATCTATATTCTGCAATTGCCAAAAATGAAGCACTTTCTTTAAATAATTATAAAAATCAAACCTTTAAAAAAACTGTTTTTATGACATTGGCTTTTACCTTTTTAAACCCACATGTTTATTTAGACACTGTATTATTGTTAGGATCAATTTCTGCTCAATATGGAAAATATAAATATATTTTTGGTATTGGTGCTTCATTAGCATCTTTTATATTTTTCTATTCTCTTGGATACGGCTCCAAACTTTTGGCACCCATACTTACAAAACCAAAAATCTGGAAAATAATAGAATTTTCGATAGGTATCTTGATGCTGTTTATTGCAGCTAAAATTTATTTTATGTGA
- the hcp gene encoding hydroxylamine reductase, whose product MFCYQCSEALKQQGCTVKGVCGKNDEVATLQDLLIYATKGIGYLLNEGKKKGIKDEEASLFVLEALFATVTNVNFDPQRFVDYVNRALEIRDNLLEKVKPEGALPDAVTFKVNGKDDMLAKGTAVGVLAEANEDIRSLKELLVYGLKGIAAYADHAYVLQHKSDEIFDFVNFALSETLRKDITVDELVNLVMEAGNTAVKTMELLDKANTSRYGNPEITQVYTGLYEGPGILVSGHDLLDLEELLKQTEGTGVNVYTHGEMLPAHAYPELKKYKHLKGNFGTAWYNQIHEFPEFNGPILFTTNCIVPPKDSYFDRLFTTGLVGWPGVPHIPNRVDGKPKDFTPVIEKAKAMGGLTPKEGKYITIGFAHEQVMQVADKVIEAVKSGKIKRFIVMAGCDGRLKAREYYTEVAKKLPKDTVILTAGCAKYRYNMLDLGDIDGIPRILDAGQCNDSYSLAYIALKLKEAFGLNDINELPISYDIAWYEQKAVAVLLALLALGVKGIRLGPVLPAFLSPNVAKVLVENFDIKPIGDPDTDIELMLQGK is encoded by the coding sequence ATGTTTTGTTATCAGTGTAGTGAAGCTTTAAAGCAACAAGGTTGTACAGTAAAAGGTGTATGTGGTAAAAATGATGAAGTTGCTACTTTGCAAGATCTTCTCATTTATGCAACTAAAGGGATAGGTTATCTTCTCAATGAAGGTAAAAAGAAAGGGATCAAAGATGAAGAAGCATCTTTGTTTGTTTTAGAGGCTCTTTTTGCAACAGTGACAAATGTAAACTTTGACCCACAAAGGTTTGTGGATTATGTAAATCGTGCACTTGAAATCAGAGATAATTTATTAGAAAAAGTTAAGCCTGAAGGTGCACTGCCTGATGCAGTAACCTTTAAAGTAAACGGCAAAGATGATATGCTTGCAAAAGGAACAGCGGTTGGTGTGCTTGCTGAGGCAAATGAGGATATCAGGTCATTGAAAGAATTACTTGTTTATGGTCTAAAAGGGATTGCTGCTTATGCTGATCATGCTTATGTGTTGCAGCATAAAAGTGATGAAATCTTTGACTTTGTAAATTTTGCATTAAGTGAGACACTTAGAAAAGATATTACAGTTGATGAGCTTGTTAATCTTGTGATGGAGGCAGGTAATACTGCAGTTAAGACAATGGAACTTCTTGATAAAGCAAATACTTCAAGATACGGCAACCCAGAGATTACTCAGGTTTACACTGGATTATATGAAGGGCCAGGTATCCTTGTGAGTGGTCATGACCTTCTTGACTTAGAAGAGCTTTTAAAACAGACAGAAGGTACAGGTGTAAATGTCTATACTCATGGTGAGATGCTTCCAGCTCATGCATATCCAGAGTTGAAAAAGTATAAACATTTAAAGGGTAATTTTGGTACTGCTTGGTATAACCAAATTCATGAATTTCCAGAATTTAATGGCCCAATTTTGTTTACTACTAACTGTATTGTGCCACCAAAAGATTCTTACTTTGATAGACTTTTTACAACAGGTTTAGTTGGATGGCCTGGTGTACCTCATATACCAAATAGAGTTGATGGAAAACCAAAAGATTTTACACCTGTAATCGAAAAAGCAAAAGCAATGGGTGGATTAACCCCTAAAGAGGGCAAATACATAACTATAGGTTTTGCTCATGAGCAGGTTATGCAGGTAGCTGATAAAGTTATTGAAGCTGTTAAATCTGGTAAAATTAAAAGATTTATCGTAATGGCTGGTTGTGATGGTAGATTAAAAGCTCGCGAATATTATACTGAAGTTGCTAAAAAATTACCAAAGGATACTGTTATTTTGACTGCAGGTTGTGCTAAGTATAGATACAATATGCTTGATCTTGGGGATATTGATGGAATCCCTAGAATTCTTGATGCTGGCCAGTGTAACGACAGCTACTCTTTAGCTTATATTGCTCTCAAATTGAAAGAGGCTTTTGGGCTAAATGATATTAATGAGTTGCCAATATCTTATGATATTGCATGGTATGAGCAAAAAGCTGTTGCAGTGTTGCTTGCTCTTCTCGCACTTGGTGTAAAAGGGATAAGGCTTGGGCCAGTTTTGCCAGCTTTTCTTTCACCAAATGTAGCAAAAGTGCTTGTTGAAAACTTTGACATCAAACCTATCGGTGATCCAGATACTGATATTGAGTTGATGTTACAAGGTAAGTAA
- a CDS encoding TIGR01777 family oxidoreductase gives MNLFVKRYIINYNIKKVFSYFTRPGILNRLIPPYKNIFVLKQEGIATDSITELQIKEFLFKLKWISKHIDYKGYEYFTDKQIKGPFKEFIHFHKFNKIDENKTELIDEIRFSLPFEPFSKPFKKYILADLDKMLNYRYQVIENDLDIEEKYKITKKNIVITGSSGVLGNYLFNYLSSLGHNVVRIRRDKKDKNSILWDLNNHYLSSCLNCADIVIHLAGEPILEGKWTEEKKKRIIESRVETTKFLAEKISKMKNPPELFISASAIGFYGNRGDETLTENSESGSGFLPIVCKKWEEATEPAMKKGVRTAILRIGVTLTPTGGALKNFLDVFRFKISPIFSKDDVWLSWISPDDIAYSIIHIIANENLSGPINIVSPNPIKMNQLIIQLKTLLNPKINLKVPEKIIKLILKEKAEEILFSSTRVYPEKLINSGFEFKYPNIDNALKHVLGFEIKE, from the coding sequence ATGAATTTATTTGTAAAAAGATATATAATAAATTATAATATTAAAAAAGTTTTTAGTTATTTTACACGACCAGGCATTTTAAATAGACTAATCCCCCCTTATAAAAATATTTTTGTATTAAAACAAGAGGGGATTGCAACTGACTCAATTACAGAATTACAAATAAAAGAATTCCTTTTTAAATTAAAATGGATATCAAAACATATTGATTACAAGGGATACGAATACTTTACCGATAAACAGATCAAAGGCCCATTTAAGGAATTTATACATTTTCACAAATTTAACAAAATAGATGAGAATAAAACAGAGCTTATTGATGAAATAAGATTTAGTCTGCCTTTTGAACCATTTTCTAAACCTTTTAAAAAGTATATTTTAGCAGATTTAGATAAAATGCTAAATTATAGGTATCAGGTTATTGAAAACGACCTTGATATAGAAGAAAAATACAAAATAACCAAAAAAAATATCGTTATTACTGGAAGCTCAGGTGTATTGGGAAACTACCTATTTAACTATTTATCATCCCTTGGTCACAATGTGGTTAGAATTAGACGTGATAAAAAAGACAAAAACTCCATTTTATGGGATCTGAATAATCACTACCTGAGTAGTTGTTTAAACTGTGCTGATATAGTCATACATCTTGCTGGTGAACCAATTTTAGAAGGGAAATGGACTGAAGAGAAAAAAAAGAGAATTATTGAGAGCAGAGTTGAAACAACAAAATTTTTAGCAGAAAAAATTTCGAAGATGAAAAATCCTCCAGAGTTATTCATTTCTGCATCAGCAATCGGATTTTATGGTAATAGAGGAGACGAAACTTTAACAGAAAACAGTGAAAGTGGTTCAGGTTTTCTACCCATTGTTTGCAAAAAATGGGAAGAAGCTACAGAACCCGCCATGAAAAAAGGGGTTAGAACAGCGATTTTAAGAATAGGCGTGACTCTGACTCCTACTGGTGGTGCTCTTAAAAACTTCTTAGATGTATTCAGATTTAAAATTTCACCTATCTTTAGCAAAGATGATGTATGGTTAAGTTGGATTTCGCCAGATGACATTGCTTATTCCATTATACATATTATAGCAAATGAAAATCTTTCTGGTCCGATAAATATAGTCTCCCCAAATCCTATTAAAATGAATCAGTTAATTATACAGCTAAAAACACTACTCAATCCAAAAATAAACTTAAAAGTCCCAGAAAAAATTATCAAACTTATTCTAAAAGAAAAAGCTGAAGAGATACTTTTTTCAAGCACAAGGGTTTATCCTGAAAAACTGATTAATTCTGGATTTGAGTTTAAATATCCAAATATTGACAATGCATTAAAACATGTACTTGGATTTGAGATAAAAGAGTAG
- a CDS encoding MBL fold metallo-hydrolase: MSKVDKLKITCISETSWFDTDKLLEDIKKHGGMDTDQYIIDWDNKNSGGYSALIEYEKDNEKKYLLFDVGWNEKYMDYCFAREGVDKLLKDGLLNDVFISHEHMDHYWGLRSVTKIRNDFNLYIPKGFSEKGYKLLEEAGFKGNLIEVGDDNQFDEVYSLIFELDIILNVKNEQVLAFDVKDKGVVTVTGCCHPGVNNMLDKVSKTVGDNLYGLYGGLHISLLEDWNDDKKNEIERLKSKGLKKVAANHCTGKIAVEAMIEAGIPVVRGSAKFGSMSDLYVGNGDFVEF; the protein is encoded by the coding sequence ATGAGTAAGGTTGATAAGCTAAAAATAACTTGTATCTCTGAAACAAGCTGGTTTGATACTGACAAACTTCTGGAAGATATTAAAAAACATGGCGGGATGGACACCGACCAGTATATTATCGACTGGGATAATAAAAATAGTGGTGGGTATAGTGCTTTAATAGAATACGAAAAGGATAATGAAAAGAAATATTTACTTTTTGATGTGGGATGGAATGAAAAGTATATGGATTACTGTTTTGCCAGGGAAGGTGTAGACAAATTATTAAAGGATGGTCTTCTAAATGATGTTTTCATTAGTCACGAGCATATGGATCATTATTGGGGGTTAAGAAGCGTAACTAAAATTAGAAATGATTTTAATCTTTATATTCCAAAAGGTTTTTCAGAAAAAGGATATAAATTGTTAGAAGAAGCTGGATTTAAAGGGAATTTAATTGAAGTAGGTGATGATAATCAATTTGATGAAGTGTATTCATTGATTTTTGAGCTGGATATAATACTTAATGTGAAAAATGAGCAGGTATTGGCTTTTGATGTAAAGGATAAAGGGGTTGTTACTGTTACTGGTTGTTGTCATCCTGGTGTAAACAATATGCTTGATAAGGTATCTAAAACTGTGGGAGATAACCTTTATGGCCTTTATGGTGGACTTCATATTTCACTTTTAGAAGATTGGAATGATGATAAAAAAAATGAAATTGAAAGGTTAAAAAGTAAAGGGTTAAAGAAAGTTGCTGCAAACCATTGCACAGGAAAAATAGCTGTAGAAGCGATGATAGAGGCTGGAATACCTGTGGTAAGAGGTAGTGCTAAATTTGGTTCTATGAGTGATTTATATGTTGGGAACGGGGATTTCGTAGAGTTTTAA
- a CDS encoding histidinol phosphate phosphatase domain-containing protein encodes MFYADLHTHTTFSDGVLIPAESARRAKTVGYSGIAITDHADSSNFQLIISNLLKFKEEFNSFSEDFKVIIGVELTHVLPSQIEKLTFLSRKEGADIVVVHGETIVEPVEEGTNAAAIDACVDVLAHPGLISDELVKKAKDNNVYLEITTRKGHSLTNAHVARLALKYGTNLVINNDFHAPGDYFSLKMIENCLKGAGLDEEHIKTVFENNKKLFMNKLEG; translated from the coding sequence ATGTTTTATGCAGACCTTCACACTCATACTACTTTTAGTGATGGAGTTTTGATACCTGCCGAATCTGCAAGAAGAGCTAAAACGGTAGGGTATTCAGGTATTGCTATTACTGACCATGCTGATTCTTCAAATTTCCAACTTATAATATCTAATTTATTGAAGTTTAAAGAAGAATTTAATAGCTTTAGTGAAGATTTTAAGGTTATTATAGGTGTAGAATTAACGCATGTTTTACCATCTCAAATAGAAAAACTAACATTCTTATCTAGAAAAGAGGGAGCTGATATCGTTGTAGTCCATGGAGAAACTATTGTGGAGCCGGTAGAAGAGGGTACAAATGCTGCTGCCATTGATGCATGTGTTGATGTACTGGCGCATCCAGGACTAATTTCAGATGAGCTTGTAAAAAAAGCAAAAGATAACAATGTGTATTTAGAAATTACTACGAGGAAAGGGCATTCTTTGACAAATGCACATGTGGCACGATTGGCTCTGAAATATGGGACAAATTTGGTAATAAACAATGATTTTCATGCACCAGGTGATTATTTTTCACTAAAAATGATTGAAAACTGTTTGAAAGGTGCTGGACTTGATGAAGAGCATATAAAAACTGTTTTTGAAAATAACAAAAAATTGTTTATGAATAAATTGGAGGGTTAA
- the iorA gene encoding indolepyruvate ferredoxin oxidoreductase subunit alpha, producing MKKVLSGNEAFARGAFEAGVKVVSSYPGTPSTEITENVKFYDEIYSEWAPNEKVAFEVALGASLAGKRAMTCMKHVGLNVAADPLMTASYTGVNGGLAVVVADDPNMYSSQNEQDSRNYARFAKVPMLEPSDSQEAKDFLIKAYEISEKFCTPVLVRSCTRLSHSKTVVALGERGEEVDFGLENNIPKWVMVPANARNRRKFVEERLVKLAEFSKSSDLNRVEINSPKIGIICSGVVYQYVKEAMPDASILKLGMVYPISFDMVREFASKVEKLYVVEELDRFLETEIKAQGIKVENLNRDVCGELSVDKVKELFGIKEDINVEKLELPNRPPNMCPGCSHRGMFYAISRLKLFAVGDIGCYTLGLLPPLSAINSTVCMGASVSMTHGIDKASDGKLAKKAVAVIGDSTFLHTGVNGLMNIVYNKGFSTVIILDNRITGMTGHQPNPATGITIKGEPAPKIDFEILARAIGVKHVYTVDPFDINQCLEVLKREVEREEPSVIITNRPCIFADRTVISSPYFVDTEKCTGCKACTRIGCPAILWDDNEKQAFIDETLCTGCGLCPRVCRFDAIHQRGEK from the coding sequence ATGAAAAAGGTTTTGAGTGGAAATGAAGCGTTTGCAAGAGGAGCTTTTGAGGCTGGAGTAAAAGTAGTTAGTTCGTATCCTGGTACACCAAGTACAGAGATAACAGAAAATGTTAAATTTTATGATGAAATTTATTCCGAATGGGCACCTAATGAAAAGGTGGCTTTTGAAGTTGCACTTGGTGCAAGCCTTGCTGGTAAAAGGGCGATGACTTGTATGAAGCATGTGGGTTTAAATGTTGCTGCTGATCCTTTGATGACGGCAAGTTATACCGGTGTAAATGGTGGGCTTGCTGTTGTTGTAGCTGATGACCCAAACATGTATAGCTCACAAAATGAGCAAGATAGTAGAAATTATGCAAGATTTGCAAAAGTTCCTATGCTTGAGCCTTCAGATTCTCAAGAAGCAAAAGATTTTTTGATAAAAGCCTATGAGATTTCTGAAAAATTTTGCACACCTGTTTTGGTTAGAAGCTGTACAAGATTGTCTCACAGTAAAACAGTTGTTGCGCTTGGGGAAAGAGGGGAAGAAGTTGATTTTGGGCTAGAAAATAATATTCCAAAATGGGTGATGGTGCCTGCCAACGCAAGAAACAGGCGCAAATTTGTAGAAGAAAGACTTGTAAAACTCGCAGAGTTTTCCAAAAGTTCTGATTTAAACAGAGTAGAGATAAATTCACCTAAAATTGGTATTATTTGTTCAGGTGTAGTTTATCAGTATGTAAAGGAAGCGATGCCTGATGCTTCTATTTTAAAGCTTGGTATGGTTTACCCTATAAGTTTTGATATGGTTAGAGAGTTTGCATCAAAAGTAGAAAAACTTTATGTTGTGGAAGAGTTAGATAGATTTTTAGAGACAGAGATAAAAGCGCAAGGGATCAAAGTAGAAAATTTAAATAGAGATGTATGTGGAGAGCTCTCTGTTGATAAAGTTAAAGAGCTATTTGGAATAAAAGAAGATATAAATGTTGAAAAACTTGAATTGCCAAATAGACCACCAAATATGTGCCCAGGATGTTCGCACAGAGGGATGTTTTATGCAATTAGCAGATTAAAACTTTTTGCTGTTGGTGATATTGGCTGTTATACTCTCGGTTTACTGCCACCTCTTAGTGCAATAAACAGCACTGTTTGTATGGGTGCTAGCGTATCTATGACTCATGGTATTGATAAGGCTTCAGATGGGAAGTTGGCGAAAAAGGCTGTTGCAGTAATTGGAGATTCTACATTTTTACATACAGGCGTAAACGGTTTGATGAATATTGTTTACAATAAAGGTTTTTCAACAGTAATTATTCTGGATAACAGGATTACTGGTATGACAGGTCATCAACCAAACCCTGCTACTGGTATTACTATCAAAGGTGAACCTGCGCCAAAAATAGATTTTGAAATATTAGCAAGAGCAATAGGTGTAAAGCATGTATATACAGTGGATCCTTTTGATATAAACCAGTGCTTAGAAGTATTAAAAAGAGAAGTGGAAAGAGAAGAGCCAAGCGTAATTATTACAAACAGACCATGTATTTTTGCAGATAGGACAGTTATTTCAAGCCCTTATTTTGTTGATACAGAAAAATGTACGGGTTGTAAGGCCTGCACAAGAATAGGGTGTCCTGCTATATTGTGGGATGACAATGAAAAACAGGCTTTTATTGATGAGACTTTATGTACTGGATGTGGATTATGCCCAAGGGTATGTAGATTTGATGCTATTCATCAAAGAGGTGAGAAATGA
- a CDS encoding indolepyruvate oxidoreductase subunit beta: protein MKVDILMVGVGGQGIVLASDIVCDVALLEGYDVKKSEIHGMAQRGGSVVSHVRIADKVYSPVIPFGQADIIVSFEYMEFLRYLEYKNEDTKLLLNTNKIYPPSVAMAEADYPEDTVENYKTKFAILVEKDGLKLAEKAGNVKAVSTVMLGALAKILDFKKESWLEVIKDRVPSKVVDVNIKAFELGYAD from the coding sequence ATGAAAGTTGATATTTTGATGGTTGGTGTTGGTGGACAGGGTATTGTTCTTGCAAGTGATATTGTATGTGATGTTGCACTTCTTGAAGGGTATGACGTAAAAAAGAGTGAGATACATGGGATGGCTCAAAGAGGGGGTAGTGTAGTATCTCATGTGAGAATAGCTGATAAAGTTTATTCCCCTGTTATCCCTTTTGGTCAGGCTGATATTATCGTATCTTTTGAATATATGGAGTTTTTAAGGTATTTAGAATATAAAAATGAAGATACAAAATTATTATTAAATACTAATAAAATCTATCCACCTTCAGTGGCTATGGCAGAGGCTGATTATCCTGAAGATACAGTTGAAAATTACAAAACAAAATTTGCCATTTTAGTGGAAAAAGATGGTTTAAAACTTGCTGAAAAAGCAGGAAATGTGAAAGCAGTGAGCACAGTTATGCTTGGGGCACTTGCTAAAATACTTGATTTTAAAAAAGAGAGCTGGTTAGAGGTAATAAAAGATAGAGTCCCTTCTAAAGTTGTAGATGTAAATATCAAGGCTTTTGAATTAGGGTATGCTGATTGA
- a CDS encoding PHP domain-containing protein: MLIDLHIHTNFSSDGEFSPLEIYKEIKKRGVSLFSITDHNSIDGVLDLYSKVDIADNISFIPGVEFSCKFKGEEIHLLVYNFPLNDERVTYLIDKFKELKIEQAVKRVYKLKELGFKVDVEEVLKESNEKGISGVTFLNVLKKYPENREKLFDYLEGDKSDSPYTNFYFDFFRKGGYAYVDADLLDYIETVNLLKDEVLVIAHPGLYPKSMIKDLIIDGIKGVEVYSSYHNDKFQNEFLLFAEENNLVATIGSDFHGPNIKPDVDFINFELETNKQQKIKNLLKIL; encoded by the coding sequence ATGCTGATTGACTTGCATATCCATACAAATTTTAGCTCTGATGGTGAGTTTTCTCCTTTAGAAATTTATAAAGAGATTAAAAAAAGAGGGGTTTCCCTCTTTTCTATTACCGATCACAACAGTATTGATGGTGTATTAGATCTTTATTCAAAAGTTGATATTGCTGATAATATTTCTTTTATCCCTGGTGTAGAATTTTCCTGTAAATTTAAAGGGGAAGAGATACATCTTTTAGTTTATAACTTTCCTTTAAATGATGAAAGAGTAACTTATCTAATAGACAAGTTTAAAGAATTAAAGATTGAGCAGGCAGTAAAAAGGGTTTATAAGCTAAAAGAGTTGGGTTTTAAAGTTGATGTTGAAGAAGTTTTAAAAGAATCTAACGAAAAAGGGATTAGTGGTGTAACATTTCTCAATGTTTTAAAAAAATATCCAGAAAATAGAGAAAAGCTGTTTGACTATTTAGAAGGGGATAAATCAGATTCACCATATACAAATTTTTATTTTGATTTTTTTAGAAAGGGTGGTTATGCCTATGTGGATGCAGATTTGCTTGATTATATTGAAACGGTAAATCTACTAAAAGATGAAGTTTTAGTTATTGCTCATCCAGGGCTTTATCCTAAAAGTATGATAAAAGATTTAATTATAGATGGTATAAAGGGGGTGGAGGTTTATAGCTCTTATCACAATGATAAGTTTCAAAATGAGTTTCTTTTGTTTGCAGAAGAAAATAATCTTGTTGCAACAATTGGTAGTGATTTCCACGGTCCGAATATAAAGCCTGATGTTGATTTTATCAATTTTGAATTAGAAACCAACAAACAACAAAAAATAAAAAACTTATTAAAGATATTGTAA